The genomic interval ACGGCGACCTCGACTACGACGCCACGAACGTCGCCGTCGACCTCGCCTTCACCGACGGCACCTACCTGAGCGACCTGCGCGCCACCGACCAGCACGGCTTTCCGCTCACCCCGCGCGGGCAGGGCGACGCCAAGGTGCTGTACGTCAATCAGTGGAACAACGTGGTCTCCCGGATCGGCTCGGTGGCCCGCGGCAAGACCGTCGACCGGATCCTGGTGGCGTACGACTCCCCCAAGGGCCCGGCGAAGTTCCGCGGCTGGCTGGACGACGTGGCGCTGAAGCGGGTGCGGCCCGAGCGGCCGAAGGCCCATCTGTCGGACTACGCGGTGACCACCCGCGGCACCCACTCCAGCGGCAGCTTCTCGCGCGGCAACACCTTCCCCGCGACGGCGGTGCCGCACGGTTTCAACTTCTGGACCCCGGTGACCAACGCCGGGTCGGACAGCTGGCTCTACGAGTACGCGGCGGACAACAACGACGACAACCTGCCCACGATCCAGGCGTTCAGCGCGAGCCACGAGCCGAGTCCCTGGATGGGCGACCGGCAGACCTTCCAGGTGATGCCGTCGGCCGCGGAGGGCGTGCCGGAGACCGGACGTGAGGCGCGCGAGCTGGCCTTCCGGCACGAGAACGAGACCGCCCGGCCGTACTACTACGGGGTGCGGTTCGAGAACGGCGTGAAGGCCGAGATGGCGCCGACGGACCACGCGGCGATGATGCGCTTCACCTTCCCCGGTGACGACGCGAGCGTGATCTTCGACAACGTCACCGACCAGGCGGGGCTGACGCTGGACGAGGAGAACTCCTCCTTCACCGGCTACTCCGACGTGAAGTCCGGTCTGTCCACCGGCGCGACCCGGATGTTCGTCTACGGCGAGTTCGACCGCAAGGCGGTCGACGGCGGCTCCCAGGGCGAGCGCGGCCACCTGCGCTTCGACGCGGGCGAGGACCGCACGGTCACCCTGCGCCTGGCCACCTCGCTGATCAGCGTCGACCAGGCGAAGGACAACCTGCGCCAGGAGATCGGGCGGAAGACCTCCTTCGAGAAGGTCAAGCGGGACGCGCAGCGCCAGTGGGACCGCATCCTCGGCAAGGTCGAGGTCGAGGGCGCCACGCCCGACCAGCTGACCACGCTCTACTCCAGCCTCTACCGGCTGTACCTGTACCCGAACTCGGGCTTCGAGAAGGTCGACGGAAAGTACAAGTACGCCTCGCCGTTCTCGAAGATGCCGGAGCAGGACACGCCGACCCGCACGGGCGCGAAGATCGTGGACGGCAAGGTGTACGTCAACAACGGCTTCTGGGACACCTACCGGACGACCTGGCCGGCGTACTCCTTCCTCACCCCGTCCAAGGCCGGTGAGCTGGTCGACGGGTTCGTGCAGCACTACAAGGACGGCGGCTGGACCTCGCGCTGGTCCTCCCCCGGTTACGCGGACCTGATGACCGGCACCTCCTCGGACGTGGCGTTCGCGGACGCCTACGTCAAGGGCGTCGACACCTTCGACGCGAAGGCCGCGTACGACGCGGCGGTGAAGAACGCCACCGTGGTGCCGCCGTCGTCCGGTGTGGGCCGCAAGGGCATGGCGACCTCGCCGTTCCTCGGCTACACCAGCACCGAGACCCACGAGGGCCTGTCCTGGGCCCTGGAGGGCTACCTCAACGACTACGGCATCGCCAGGATGGGCGAGGCGCTGTACGAGAAGACGGGTGACAAGCGCTACCAGGAGGAGTCCGCGTACTTCCTCGACCGGGCGCAGGACTACGTCAACCTGTTCGACTCCGAGGCGGGCTTCTTCCAGGGCCGCGACCTCGAGGGCGACTGGCGGGTGAAGTCCTCCGCGTACGACCCCCGGGTGTGGGGCTACGACTACACGGAGACCAACGGCTGGGGCTACGCGTTCACCGCCGCCCAGGACAGCCGGGGCCTCGCCAACCTGTACGGCGGGCGCAAGGGCCTCGCCGACAAGCTGGACGAGTACCTCTCCACGCCCGAGACGGCCTCCCCGGACCTCAAGGGCTCCTACGGCGGCGTCATCCACGAGATGATCGAGGCGCGCGACGTGCGGATGGGCATGTACGGCCACTCCAACCAGGTGGCCCACCACGCCCTGTACATGTACGACGCGGCCGGGCAGCCCTGGAAGACGCAGAAGAACGTGCGCGAGGTGCTGTCCCGTCTCTACACCGGCAGTGAGATCGGGCAGGGTTACCACGGCGACGAGGACAACGGCGAGCAGTCGGCCTGGTACCTGTTCTCCTCGCTCGGCTTCTACCCGCTGGTGATGGGCAGCGGCGAGTACGCCGTCGGCTCCCCGCTGTTCACGAAGATGACCGTGCACCTGGAGAACGGCCGCGACCTGGTCGTCAAGGCGCCGAGGAACAGCGCCGAGAACGTGTACGTGCAGGGGCTGAAGGTCAACGGCAAGCGGTGGAACTCCACGGCGCTGCCGCACTCGGTGATCGCCAGGGGCGGCGTGCTGGAGTTCGACATGGGCCCGCGCCCGTCGGCGTGGGGCACCGGCGAGAACGCGGCGCCGGTGTCGATCACCCAGGACGACGAGGTGCCCACGCCCCGCTCGGACGCGCTGAAGGGCGACGGCGCCCTGTTCGACAACACCTCGGCGACCGGCGCCACGGTCACCGCGGTCGACCTGCCGGTCGAGAAGGCCGCGAAGGCGGTGCAGTACACGCTGACCTCCTCCGACCGCACCAGGGCGCCCACCGGCTGGGTGCTCCAGGGCTCGGCGGACGGCACGGCGTGGCAGGACCTGGACCGGCGCACGGACGAGTCCTTCCGCTGGGACCGGCAGACCCGCGCCTTCTCGGTCGCCGAGCCGAAGGCGTACGCGCACTACCGGCTGGTGCTGACCGGTGAGGCGACGCTGGCGGAGGTGGAACTGCTGAGCTGACCCCCGCCCACCTGGCGGGCCCGGACCTGGTCCGGGCCCGCCTTCTTCTTGGGCTCACCCCTGGGTTTTCCGCCGGCCACGGGTACCTCCGGAGCACCCGGTGCACCAGAATGGAGCCATGACGGACTCGGGGGACTTCGACGCCGCCTGGCTGCCCGCCGCCGCGTTCCGCGCGGTCGGCACCCGGCGTTCGGTGCTGCGGGGCGTCACGGACCCCCTGGCGGACACGGTGCACGGTGAACTCGCCGACGCCTGCGCGCGGTTCGGCGGCGAGGTGACTCGGGACGGCGACGCGGTGGACGCCGATCTGGTCCTCGAGCTCACCGGCGGTGAACCGGCCGACGAGGGTTACACACTCCAACGCGGCGGCGGTACCACGACGTTGACCGCGTCCGGCGGGCGCGGGCTGCTGTACGGGCTGTTCCACGTCGTGCGGCTCGGCGAGGACGCCTTCGCCGGGGACCTTCCGCCGCGCACCCACCGGCCCGCGCTCGCCACCCGCATGCTGGACCACTGGGACAACGTGGCCGTGCACCCGGTGATGGGGCAGGTCGAGCGCGGCTACGCCGGCGGCTCCCTGTTCTGGGCGGACGGCCGGGCGCGCGGGGACCTCGGCCGGGTGCGGGCGTACGGCAGGCTGCTGGCCGCGTGCGGGATCAACGCCGTCGCCGTCAACAACGTCAACGTGCACGCCACGGAGGCGCGGCTGCTGACCGACCGGATCGGCGACGTGGCCGCGATCGCCGGCGCCCTGCGCCCGTACGGCATCCGCACGCACCTGTCGGTCAGCTTCGCCGCGCCGATGCCGCTGGGCGGGCTGCCCACCGCCGACCCGCTGGACGAGGCCGTACGCGACTGGTGGGCGGGGGCGACCGCCCGCGTGTACGAGGCGATCCCGGACTTCGGCGGGTACGTGGTCAAGGCCGACTCCGAGGGACAGCCCGGCCCCTTCGCCTACGGCCGCTCGCACGCCGACGGGGCGAACGTGCTGGCCGCCGCGCTGGAGCCGTACGGCGGCACGGTGCACTGGCGGGCCTTCGTCTACGACCACCGCCAGGACTGGCGGGACCGCTCGACCGACCGGGCGCGGGCCGCGTACGACCACTTCACCCCGCTGGACGGGGAGTTCGCGGACAACGCGGTGCTCCAGGTGAAGCACGGGCCGATGGACTTCCAGGTGCGCGAGCCGGTCTCCCCGCTGATCGGCGCGATGCCGGGGACCCGGCTCGCGGTGGAGCTCCAGGTGACCCAGGAGTACACCGGGCAGCAGCGGCACGTGTGCTGGCTGGGCCCGATGTGGAGCGAGGCGCTGCGGTTCCGCCCGGACGGCGAGGTGGCCGCCGGGCGGCTCGCGGACGGGCTGGTCGCGGTGTCCAACGCCGGTGACGACCGGTTCTGGACCGGGCACCCGCTCGCCCAGGCGAACCTGTACACCTTCGGGCGGCTGGCGTGGGACCCGGCGGCGGATCCGGGGGCCGTCCTCGACGAGTGGACCGCCCTCACCCACCCCGGCGCCCCGGACCGGCTGGCCGACGGGCTGCACGCGATCCTGGACGGCTCCTGGGCGACGTACGAGAAGTACACCGCGCCGCTCGGCGTGGGCTTCATGGTGCAGCCGGGCCACCACTACGGGCCGAGCGTGGACGGCTACGAGTACAGCCCGTGGGGCACCTATCACTTCGCCGACCGGGACGGCATCGGCGTCGACCGCTCCACCGCGACGGGCACCGGCTTCGCCGGGCAGTACGCCGAGCCGTGGGCGAAGCTCTACGAGTCCCCCGGCACCTGCCCCGACGAGCTGCTGCTGTTCTTCCACCACGTGCCCTACGGCCATGTGCTGCACAGCGGGAAGACGGTGATCCAGCACATCTACGACACCCACTTCGAGGGCGTGGAGGAGGCCGAGGAGGCCCGCCGGGTGTGGGCGGGCCTCGTGGACCTGGTGGAGCCGGAGCGGCACGCGCGGGTGGCCGGGCGGTTCGAGGAGCAGCTGCGCTGCGCCCGCGAGTGGCGGGACCAGATCAACAGCTACTTCCTGCGCAAGTCCGGGGTGCCGGACGCGCACGGGCGCACCATCCACTGAGGGCGGGAGCGGCCTCGGACCGTGAAGTGGTCCCGGGTCTCCTCGATCACCGGGCGGCTGCCGCGCAGCAGCGACAGCAGCAGCGGCGCGGCGAGCAGGGCGGGCAGCGCCTCGGTGAGCAGGGCGGTGCCGGCGGCCGTGAGGACCAGCAGCGACAGGGCGCCCGCGGTGGTCCGGGGGCGCCGCGCCAGGAAGTACGCGGCGAGGCGGGCGGTGTCGCGGGCGCGGAAGGCGAACAGGGCGGTCAGCACCAGCGCGTGGGCGCCCCACAGCAGGCTCCCGACGCCGATGACGGCGAGCAGGAACGCCCACCAGCCGGGCAGCCCGGTGGCCGGGAAGTGGGTGAGGGTGAACGCGATGACCGTGAGCCAGCCGAGCAGCGGCGTCCACAGCTTCAGCGCGGGGACGGCGTTGATCCGCCAGCCGCGCAGGAAGGCGCGGGCCGGGCGGAGTTCGGTGAGGTCACCGCTGCGGTGGTGCAGGGCGTAGAGGGCCGCGGCGGCGGACGGGCCGAGGGGCAGCAGACAGAGGGCGGCGAGCGGCAGGTTGGCGGGGTCGGGGGCGAGCAGGAAGAGACCGGCGAGGCCCGGCGCCGCGGTGAGCAGCAGCAGGGCCTCGACGGTGACGAGCGTGTGGATCAGCGCGGCGGCCCGGGAGAGCGGGCCGGTGCCGAAGGCGTCGGCGCGTACCGTGCTCACGGCGCCTCCCCGCCGAGCAGCCGCCGCTCGTCCCACCAGGGCGGGGTCTCGTCGTCCACCGGGGTCAGCTCGACGAGGGTGATCTCGTGGCGGGCGAGGGTGACGGTGAGGTCCGTCCGGCCGTCCTCGACGGGCAGCCGGCCGTGGCCGCGGGCGGGCTCGGCGGCCTCGTGCAGCACGTCGAGCTGACCGGGCCGCGGGGAGTGCGGGGAGCCCATGTGCCGCCAGGCGGTGTACGCGTTGCCGCGCTCCTCGTCGACGGAGGACCGGCGCGCGAACACCTCGCCGCGCCCCTCGCCGCCCACCGGGAGGGACAGGCGCAGGGTGTGCCGGTCCGGGCCCGGGGTGCGTCCCGAGGGGTCGACGGGGGCCCAGGCGAGGACGGTGATCCGTCCGTCGGGGTGCCGGGTCACCACGTGGTCGTCGCCGCGCGCGAGTCGTTCCTCCCCCATCCGGGCCATGAACGCGTACAGGTGGTAGGTGGGTTTGCGGATCTGGCGGTGGGTGAGCAGGCCGAACCCACCGTGGAACAGGGCGGTGGGGATGCCGGTCTCCTCGAAGACGTCGCTGAACGTCCAGTAGGAGAAGGAGTCGGCGTGGTCGCCGCCCGCCGCCACCACCGGAGCGAGGTAGGCGGCGTGGAAGGCGGTGTCGTGGATCAGGTTGTCGGGCCGGTAGGAGGAGTTGAACTCGGTGATGTGCACGGGCAGTCCGGCCAGGCGCGTTCCTCGGAGCGCCTTGCGCGGCTGGGCGAACTGGTCGAGCAGGGTGCTCGCCGGGGCCAGGGTCTGGTGGGTGCCGAACGGGACGTGCTGCGCGGGCCCGGAGGCGTAGGCGTGGCGGGACACGAAGTCCACGGGCACGTCACGGCGTTCGGCGAACTCGGCGAACCGCTCCAGCCAGCCGTCCGCGGCCGGCGACAGCGCGGGCCCGCCGACCGCGAGCTCCGCGTCCACCTCCTTCACGGTGTGCGCCGTCGCCTCGTACAGCCGGTGGTAGGCCGCCTCGTCGGCGTCCTGCCAGAACTGCGGCAGGTCCGGCTCGTTCCACACCTCGACGGGCCAGGTGCGCACCTCGGCGAGGCCGTGGCGGGCGATCAGGTGGGTGAGGACCGCGCGCACCAGGCGGGTCCACTCCTTCTCGTCGGCGGGCGGGGTGACGTTCCCCTCCCACCAGAACACCGTCTGCGTGCCCGAGGCCATCTCCCGCGGCATGAAACCGAGTTCGAGGAACGGGCGGATGCCGGCGGCGAGGCAGGCGTCGAGCACCTGGTCGAGGTAGGTGAACGAGTGGCGGGTGCGGCGGGCGCCCTGCCACGCGTAGGGGCGGTGGACGCCCATGCCGTCGCTGAGCAGGCCGTGGCCGCGCAGATGACGGAAGCCGATCTCGCGCTGGATCAGGGCGAGGGAGTCCTGGTGGTCGCGGCGCAGGGCGAGGTCGAGCCGGCCGGTGCCGACGCAGGCGCGCCAGGCGTCGGACAGCCGGCCGGCCGGCTCCGCGGGCACGCGGATCACGCGTTCTCCTTCTGGAACCGCTGGTACGCCTGGTTGTGCAGCTCGATGTACCGGTCCATGTTCTTGGCCCTGAGCTCCTTGACGTAGTCGTCCCACTCGGACAGCGGGCGCTTGCCGAGCACGAAGCGCAGGGCGTTCTGGGTGACGTGGTCCTTCAGCGGGGTGTCCCAGAGGGTGGCCTGTTCCTGCTCCTCGGCGCGCAGCGGGTGCGGCGGGTCGGCGGGCAGCTCCTTGCGCGCGGCCATCGCTTCGGTGAACTTCTTCTCGTCCGGCCCGAAGGAGGAGGACACCAGGGCCCAGCTGCCGCCGTAGGTGAACACGCCGTTGTGGAAGCCGAAGTCCTTCTGCAGGTCCTTCGGGGCGTCCGGGTCGGAGCCCATGAGGGAGATGCCGGGCCTGAGTGCGTAGCCCGCGGCGCCGGAGCGGGTGAACGTGGTGTTCTCCACGCCCCACTTGCAGAACTCCTGGCCGGCGTCGGAGTACCAGAGCCAGTCCACGAACTGCATCAGGGCGACGAAGTCGTCCCGCTCCAGCGCCTTGCTGGAGATCATCATGCCGTTCTCCAGGCGCGCGCCGCCCATGACGACCGGGCCCGCCGGGCCGAGCGGCACCGGGATCATCTCGATGGTGGCGCCTTTGACCTGCCGCTGGAGGTTGTAGCGGTAGTTCTGCACCAGTTCCTGCGCGTTGGCGCTGATCGCGAAGGACCTCTCCCCCAGCAGCTTCTCGACCGCCTCCTCGTCGGTCTGGGTGAAGCTCTCCGGGTCCATCAGTTTCTCGGCGACCAGCGTGCGCAGGTACTCCACGACCCGGCGGAAGGCGTCCGTCGCGCCGGTGAAGACGAACTGCTCCGCCTCGGCGTCCCAGGTGGTGTTCAGGTACGACCAGCCGGCCCGGACGCCGTGCGCCTGGCCGAGGTACTGGAACAGCGCGCCCGCCGGGAACGGGGTGTTGGTGCTCCAGCGGTCGGTGAACGGGTAGCGGTCCGGGTACTCCTCACGGAGCGCCTTGAGGGTCGTGTACACCTCGTCCCAGGTGGCCGGCAGGGCCAGTCCGTGCCTGGCGAGGACGTCGGTGCGGAAGGACAGCGAGTACTGCTGGCGCACCTTCTCGTGGAGTCCGGGGAGCAGGTAGGAGCGGCCGTCGGACTGGCGCAGCGAGTCGACCTCCGGCTGGAGGTTCCATCTCTTGACCTTCTCCTGGAAGTTGGGCATCAGGTCGGCGTACTCGCTGACCGGCAGGACGGCTCCGGAGGAGACGAACGCCGTCTCCGCGCCCGGGTAGGTCTTGGGGATCAGCAGCGGGGCGTCGCCCGCGCCGATGAGGAGGCTGCGCTTCTTCTCGTAGTCGCTCAGCGGGACCGGGGTGGCGTCCAGGGTGACGCCGGTGCGCCGGGTGAGCTCTTTCCAGAACAGCCAGCTCTCCTTCATCGGGTAGACCGGGTTGTCGTTGTGCAGGACGGTGAAGGTGAGCGGTTCGGTGGCCTTGAACTGCTGTCCGGCGCGGTAGTTCCTCATGGCGCCCGTGCGTTTCTTCGACAGGTCCTTGGCGTCCTCGCCGTCGCCGCCACTGCCGCAGCCGGTGAGCGTGGCGAGGCCGATGAAGCCCGCGGCGGCGAGGATCTGGCGCCGGGAGAGCTGTCCGGTGTTCTTCACGGGGACTCCTGGGGGGTGGAGGGGGGTGCGGACGGCCGTCAGCCCTTGACCGCGCCGAGCATCACGCCGGAGACGAAGTAGCGCTGCACGAACGGGTACACGCAGAGGATCGGCAGCGAGGTGAGCACGATCGTCACCGCCTGGATGTTGGCGTTGACCTGGGTGAGGTTCTCGGTGGTGGCGCCGGCGCCGGTGCCGCCGGTGGCGCCCGCGAGGAGGTTGCGCAGATACACCGTGACCGGCATCAGCTCGGTGCGGTCCATGTAGAGGAACGCCGAGAACCAGGAGTTCCAGAAGGACACCGAGTAGAAGAGCACCATGGTGGCGACGACCGCCTTGGACAGCGGCAGCACGATCCGCAGCAGGATGCCGTAGGTGCTCAGGCCGTCGATCTGCGCGGCCTCCTCCAGCTCCGACGGCAGGCTCTCGAAGAAGGCCTTCATCACCAGCAGGTTGAAGACGCTGATCGCGTTCGGCAGGGCGATGGCCCACACGCTGTTCTTCAGTCCGAGGCTGGTGACCAGGACGTAGTTCGGGATGAGGCCGCCGGTGAAGAACATGGTGAACACGGCGATCCCGACCAGCGCGCCGCGGCCCTTGAGGTGGTGCTTGGACAGGACGTAGGCGTAGCAGGTGGTCAGCACCATGGCGACGGCGGTGGCGACGACCGTGTAGAGGACGGTGTTGCCGTAGTTCCGCCAGAACATCGAGTCGGAGAAGACGATCTCGTAGGTGGTGAGGTTGAAGCCCTTGGGCCACAGTGTCACGTCACCGGCGCGGATCTCCCGCTCGCCGCTGAACGACCGGGCGACGATGTTGACGAACGGGTACAGCGTGATCAGCACGACCAGGGTGAGGACAACGCCGTTCACGCCCTGGAAGACGCGGTGGCCCCGGGAGGGGCGGATGGTGCTCACCACAGGCTCGTCCCCACCGTGCGGCGCGAGAGCTGGTTGGCCGAGGTGATCAGCACCAGGCCGATGACCGCCTCGAACAGGCCGATGGCGGCGGCGTAGCTGAAGCTGTTGGACTCCACACCGGTCCGGTAGAGGTAGGTGGAGATGACGTCGGCGGTGGGATACGTCAGCGGGTTGTACAGCAACAGGACCTTCTCGAAACCGACGGCCAGGAACGTGCCGATGTTGAGGATCAGCAGCGTGATCATGGTGGGACGGATGCCGGGCAGGGTGACGTGCCAGGTCTGCCGCCAGCGGTTCGCGCCGTCGATCCGGGCGGCCTCGTACAGGTCCTCGTCGATGGTGGTGAGCGCGGCGAGGTAGAGGATGGTGCCCCAGCCCGCGGTCTGCCAGATCTCGGAGCCGACGTAGATGGTGCGGAACCAGTCGGGCTCCTGGATGAACCGGATCGGGTCGTGCCCGAACCAGCCGAGCACGTGGTTGACCGGGCCGTCCGTGGCGAGCATCTGCATCGTGATGCCGGCGACGATCACGACGGACAGGAAGTGCGGCAGGTAGGACACCGACTGCACGAATCGTTTCAGTGACCGGCGGCGGACCTCGTTGAGCAGCAGGGCGAGCACGATCGGGACCGGGAAGCAGAAGAGGAGCGTCAGCCCGCCGATCCACAGGGTGTTCCGGAAGACCTGCCAGAAGGTCGGGTCGGACAGGAACATCTCGACGTACCG from Streptomyces sp. DH-12 carries:
- a CDS encoding carbohydrate ABC transporter permease, translating into MVSTIRPSRGHRVFQGVNGVVLTLVVLITLYPFVNIVARSFSGEREIRAGDVTLWPKGFNLTTYEIVFSDSMFWRNYGNTVLYTVVATAVAMVLTTCYAYVLSKHHLKGRGALVGIAVFTMFFTGGLIPNYVLVTSLGLKNSVWAIALPNAISVFNLLVMKAFFESLPSELEEAAQIDGLSTYGILLRIVLPLSKAVVATMVLFYSVSFWNSWFSAFLYMDRTELMPVTVYLRNLLAGATGGTGAGATTENLTQVNANIQAVTIVLTSLPILCVYPFVQRYFVSGVMLGAVKG
- a CDS encoding ABC transporter permease subunit, which produces MSSSTTSAPPPGLQGPPPAPPPRRRTRSPSSTGWRRALRKDWQLYSLAVLPLLFFLVFRYLPMIGNVIAFRRFEPGGSILGEYWVGLRYVEMFLSDPTFWQVFRNTLWIGGLTLLFCFPVPIVLALLLNEVRRRSLKRFVQSVSYLPHFLSVVIVAGITMQMLATDGPVNHVLGWFGHDPIRFIQEPDWFRTIYVGSEIWQTAGWGTILYLAALTTIDEDLYEAARIDGANRWRQTWHVTLPGIRPTMITLLILNIGTFLAVGFEKVLLLYNPLTYPTADVISTYLYRTGVESNSFSYAAAIGLFEAVIGLVLITSANQLSRRTVGTSLW
- a CDS encoding xylan 1,4-beta-xylosidase, which gives rise to MIRVPAEPAGRLSDAWRACVGTGRLDLALRRDHQDSLALIQREIGFRHLRGHGLLSDGMGVHRPYAWQGARRTRHSFTYLDQVLDACLAAGIRPFLELGFMPREMASGTQTVFWWEGNVTPPADEKEWTRLVRAVLTHLIARHGLAEVRTWPVEVWNEPDLPQFWQDADEAAYHRLYEATAHTVKEVDAELAVGGPALSPAADGWLERFAEFAERRDVPVDFVSRHAYASGPAQHVPFGTHQTLAPASTLLDQFAQPRKALRGTRLAGLPVHITEFNSSYRPDNLIHDTAFHAAYLAPVVAAGGDHADSFSYWTFSDVFEETGIPTALFHGGFGLLTHRQIRKPTYHLYAFMARMGEERLARGDDHVVTRHPDGRITVLAWAPVDPSGRTPGPDRHTLRLSLPVGGEGRGEVFARRSSVDEERGNAYTAWRHMGSPHSPRPGQLDVLHEAAEPARGHGRLPVEDGRTDLTVTLARHEITLVELTPVDDETPPWWDERRLLGGEAP
- a CDS encoding alpha-glucuronidase, with translation MTDSGDFDAAWLPAAAFRAVGTRRSVLRGVTDPLADTVHGELADACARFGGEVTRDGDAVDADLVLELTGGEPADEGYTLQRGGGTTTLTASGGRGLLYGLFHVVRLGEDAFAGDLPPRTHRPALATRMLDHWDNVAVHPVMGQVERGYAGGSLFWADGRARGDLGRVRAYGRLLAACGINAVAVNNVNVHATEARLLTDRIGDVAAIAGALRPYGIRTHLSVSFAAPMPLGGLPTADPLDEAVRDWWAGATARVYEAIPDFGGYVVKADSEGQPGPFAYGRSHADGANVLAAALEPYGGTVHWRAFVYDHRQDWRDRSTDRARAAYDHFTPLDGEFADNAVLQVKHGPMDFQVREPVSPLIGAMPGTRLAVELQVTQEYTGQQRHVCWLGPMWSEALRFRPDGEVAAGRLADGLVAVSNAGDDRFWTGHPLAQANLYTFGRLAWDPAADPGAVLDEWTALTHPGAPDRLADGLHAILDGSWATYEKYTAPLGVGFMVQPGHHYGPSVDGYEYSPWGTYHFADRDGIGVDRSTATGTGFAGQYAEPWAKLYESPGTCPDELLLFFHHVPYGHVLHSGKTVIQHIYDTHFEGVEEAEEARRVWAGLVDLVEPERHARVAGRFEEQLRCAREWRDQINSYFLRKSGVPDAHGRTIH
- a CDS encoding GH92 family glycosyl hydrolase encodes the protein MQQRVRHRWGRAVVAATALALAAGSQGVAVALPDAPPGTDREFASSFESGEPAPDWLNTVETTRGGARASGVDGGYSAGIPGNITDDVTNVRASAENTSGREVKEHLVDSLAGTKWLAFEPTAWLEFDFDAPVEVLRYALTSANDHEERDPRDWTLKGSADGENWTTLDTRSGETFEERFQTKTYPLDASAVGAYRHFRLEITRNGSGNLVQLADVQFAAGGEDEPVPGNMLSLVDHGPTGSPTAKARAGFTGLRALRYAGRHLADGRAYSYNKVFDVDVKVERDTQLSYRVFPSMADGDLDYDATNVAVDLAFTDGTYLSDLRATDQHGFPLTPRGQGDAKVLYVNQWNNVVSRIGSVARGKTVDRILVAYDSPKGPAKFRGWLDDVALKRVRPERPKAHLSDYAVTTRGTHSSGSFSRGNTFPATAVPHGFNFWTPVTNAGSDSWLYEYAADNNDDNLPTIQAFSASHEPSPWMGDRQTFQVMPSAAEGVPETGREARELAFRHENETARPYYYGVRFENGVKAEMAPTDHAAMMRFTFPGDDASVIFDNVTDQAGLTLDEENSSFTGYSDVKSGLSTGATRMFVYGEFDRKAVDGGSQGERGHLRFDAGEDRTVTLRLATSLISVDQAKDNLRQEIGRKTSFEKVKRDAQRQWDRILGKVEVEGATPDQLTTLYSSLYRLYLYPNSGFEKVDGKYKYASPFSKMPEQDTPTRTGAKIVDGKVYVNNGFWDTYRTTWPAYSFLTPSKAGELVDGFVQHYKDGGWTSRWSSPGYADLMTGTSSDVAFADAYVKGVDTFDAKAAYDAAVKNATVVPPSSGVGRKGMATSPFLGYTSTETHEGLSWALEGYLNDYGIARMGEALYEKTGDKRYQEESAYFLDRAQDYVNLFDSEAGFFQGRDLEGDWRVKSSAYDPRVWGYDYTETNGWGYAFTAAQDSRGLANLYGGRKGLADKLDEYLSTPETASPDLKGSYGGVIHEMIEARDVRMGMYGHSNQVAHHALYMYDAAGQPWKTQKNVREVLSRLYTGSEIGQGYHGDEDNGEQSAWYLFSSLGFYPLVMGSGEYAVGSPLFTKMTVHLENGRDLVVKAPRNSAENVYVQGLKVNGKRWNSTALPHSVIARGGVLEFDMGPRPSAWGTGENAAPVSITQDDEVPTPRSDALKGDGALFDNTSATGATVTAVDLPVEKAAKAVQYTLTSSDRTRAPTGWVLQGSADGTAWQDLDRRTDESFRWDRQTRAFSVAEPKAYAHYRLVLTGEATLAEVELLS
- a CDS encoding extracellular solute-binding protein — translated: MKNTGQLSRRQILAAAGFIGLATLTGCGSGGDGEDAKDLSKKRTGAMRNYRAGQQFKATEPLTFTVLHNDNPVYPMKESWLFWKELTRRTGVTLDATPVPLSDYEKKRSLLIGAGDAPLLIPKTYPGAETAFVSSGAVLPVSEYADLMPNFQEKVKRWNLQPEVDSLRQSDGRSYLLPGLHEKVRQQYSLSFRTDVLARHGLALPATWDEVYTTLKALREEYPDRYPFTDRWSTNTPFPAGALFQYLGQAHGVRAGWSYLNTTWDAEAEQFVFTGATDAFRRVVEYLRTLVAEKLMDPESFTQTDEEAVEKLLGERSFAISANAQELVQNYRYNLQRQVKGATIEMIPVPLGPAGPVVMGGARLENGMMISSKALERDDFVALMQFVDWLWYSDAGQEFCKWGVENTTFTRSGAAGYALRPGISLMGSDPDAPKDLQKDFGFHNGVFTYGGSWALVSSSFGPDEKKFTEAMAARKELPADPPHPLRAEEQEQATLWDTPLKDHVTQNALRFVLGKRPLSEWDDYVKELRAKNMDRYIELHNQAYQRFQKENA